Proteins from a genomic interval of Lolium perenne isolate Kyuss_39 chromosome 1, Kyuss_2.0, whole genome shotgun sequence:
- the LOC139834975 gene encoding uncharacterized protein, with the protein MIKDLLRIGSQFIGYREYANRAEEKFAEANERADALAQKLEQSEAARKKAELAASKAKVEADEAKAKAAGVEELQKKLEDATTALDELKAAQASRDEGILKRLKSQSRRTLTQTNQDFDLDNPVNDPLLDALSLLEFHGREIREGVANANAGLSALFPYFFPKKEEPATFLNLAKMFNASEDLGLKMRQENMKVGDTNR; encoded by the exons atgatcaaggatcttctccgcatcggttcccaatttattgggtaccgtgaatatgctaatagagccgaag agaaatttgcagaggctaacgaacgcgccgacgcactggctcaaaaacttgagcaaagtgaggcggctcgcaagaaagccgaactcgctgctagcaaagccaaggttgaagctgatgaagctaaggcgaaagctgctggtgtcgaggaactgcagaagaaacttgaggatgcgacaactgccttggatgagctcaaagctgcacaagcttctcgtgacgaaggaatcctcaagcgtttgaagtcgcaaagtcgacgtactctga cccaaacaaaccaggattttgatctggataatcctgtcaacgatcctctccttgacgcactttctcttctggagtttcacgggcgcgaaattcgtgaaggcgtggcaaatgctaatgcaggattgtcagcgttgttcccttatttctttccgaagaaagaagaacccgcaactttccttaaccttgccaagatgtttaatgcttcggaagacctgggattgaagatgcgtcaagagaatatgaag gttggcgacaccaatcGATAG